From Micromonospora echinospora, one genomic window encodes:
- the folP gene encoding dihydropteroate synthase, whose amino-acid sequence MTDLVGADGPVVMGVLNVTPDSFSDGGRYADVDAAVRHGVRLHATGAHLVDVGGESTRPGADRVDAASETARVLPVVRELAAAGVPVSIDTTRARVAEAVLAAGAAVVNDVSGGLADPDMARVVRDAGCPWVLMHWRGHSRGMGALATYTDVVADVRAELGARVEDALRAGVAADRIVVDPGLGFAKTAAHNWELTARLSELLDLGFPLLFGASRKSYLGRLLAGPDGEPRPTDGREAATIATSVLAVAAGAWGVRVHDVRGTVDALAVWRASGRPRLAPPAGAGSAGAAATDRGGEGTA is encoded by the coding sequence GTGACCGATCTGGTAGGGGCGGACGGCCCGGTCGTGATGGGCGTCCTCAACGTCACGCCCGACTCCTTCTCCGACGGCGGCCGGTACGCCGACGTCGACGCCGCCGTCCGGCACGGGGTACGGCTGCACGCCACCGGCGCGCACCTGGTCGACGTGGGCGGCGAGTCGACCCGTCCCGGCGCGGACCGGGTCGACGCGGCGAGCGAGACGGCCCGGGTGCTGCCGGTCGTCCGGGAACTCGCCGCCGCCGGGGTGCCGGTCAGCATCGACACCACCCGGGCCCGGGTCGCCGAGGCCGTGCTGGCCGCCGGCGCGGCCGTGGTCAACGACGTCTCCGGCGGCCTGGCCGACCCGGACATGGCACGTGTGGTCCGCGACGCCGGCTGCCCCTGGGTGCTGATGCACTGGCGCGGCCACTCCCGGGGCATGGGTGCCCTGGCCACCTACACGGACGTGGTGGCCGACGTCCGCGCCGAACTGGGCGCCCGCGTCGAGGACGCGCTCCGGGCCGGGGTGGCGGCGGACCGGATCGTCGTCGATCCCGGCCTCGGCTTCGCCAAGACGGCCGCCCACAACTGGGAACTCACCGCCCGCCTGTCCGAGCTGCTGGACCTCGGCTTTCCGCTGCTCTTCGGCGCGAGCCGGAAGTCGTACCTCGGTCGGCTGCTCGCCGGACCGGACGGCGAACCCCGGCCGACCGACGGCCGGGAGGCGGCGACCATCGCCACCAGCGTGCTCGCGGTGGCCGCCGGCGCCTGGGGAGTGCGGGTGCACGACGTACGGGGCACGGTCGACGCGCTCGCCGTCTGGCGGGCCAGCGGCCGGCCCCGGCTGGCCCCACCGGCGGGCGCCGGGTCGGCCGGCGCAGCCGCCACGGATCGCGGGGGAGAGGGAACGGCATGA
- the folB gene encoding dihydroneopterin aldolase, with the protein MSDRITLTGLRARGRHGVYDFEREQGQEFVVDAVLELDLGPAARSDAVADTVHYGELAGRLVAVVTGEPVNLIETLADRLLDVCLADPRVAAATVTVHKPEAPVPHAFTDVAVTMTRARSR; encoded by the coding sequence ATGAGCGACCGGATCACGCTGACCGGGCTGCGGGCCCGGGGTCGGCACGGCGTCTACGACTTCGAACGGGAACAGGGACAGGAGTTCGTGGTCGACGCCGTCCTCGAACTCGACCTCGGCCCGGCGGCCCGCTCCGACGCGGTGGCCGACACCGTCCACTACGGCGAACTGGCCGGCCGGCTGGTCGCCGTGGTCACCGGCGAGCCGGTCAACCTGATCGAGACGCTCGCCGACCGGCTGCTCGACGTCTGCCTGGCCGACCCCCGCGTCGCCGCCGCCACGGTGACCGTGCACAAGCCCGAGGCGCCGGTGCCGCACGCCTTCACCGACGTGGCGGTGACCATGACCCGGGCGCGTTCCCGGTGA
- the folK gene encoding 2-amino-4-hydroxy-6-hydroxymethyldihydropteridine diphosphokinase, producing MTRAVLSLGSNLDDRLANLRTAVTHLGAAVRVVSGVYETPPWGDTDQPTYLNAVLLAEDPSATARDWLDRARAAELSAGRLRDPQRRFGPRTLDVDVVAVWDEAGEPVLSDDPELTLPHPRAHLRAFVLRPWIDIQPYGRLPGHGWLTDLLTAEPVAGDALELRARPDLTLESTA from the coding sequence GTGACCCGGGCCGTGCTCTCCCTGGGCAGCAACCTCGACGACCGGCTGGCCAACCTGCGGACCGCCGTGACACATCTCGGCGCGGCGGTCCGGGTGGTCTCCGGCGTGTACGAGACCCCGCCCTGGGGGGACACCGACCAGCCGACGTACCTGAACGCGGTGCTGCTGGCGGAGGACCCGAGCGCCACCGCCCGGGACTGGCTGGACCGGGCCCGGGCCGCCGAACTCTCGGCCGGGCGTCTCCGTGACCCGCAGCGCCGGTTCGGTCCGCGCACGTTGGACGTCGACGTGGTGGCCGTCTGGGACGAGGCGGGCGAGCCGGTGCTCAGCGACGACCCCGAGCTGACCCTGCCCCACCCCCGCGCCCACCTGCGCGCGTTCGTGCTGCGCCCGTGGATCGACATCCAGCCGTACGGACGGCTGCCGGGACACGGCTGGCTCACCGACCTGCTCACCGCCGAGCCGGTCGCCGGGGACGCCCTGGAACTGCGTGCCCGACCGGATCTGACGTTAGAGTCGACGGCATGA
- a CDS encoding DUF3180 domain-containing protein, whose amino-acid sequence MTVPQSPPPRGPAPDRDRMGPTRPATLLVAGLAAAALAWLLISFLYGSLPDLPWLPVVTLAGLAVLEAYAAVNTRGRIERRPGRDPVNPLLVARFVVLAKASALAGAIFAGFYAGLAGWLFVESTRAATEDRPAALGGLVASLALVAAALWLERSCRVPERPDDEREPDDRENRRIH is encoded by the coding sequence ATGACCGTGCCTCAGTCCCCACCCCCGCGCGGGCCGGCACCCGACCGCGACCGGATGGGCCCGACCCGACCCGCCACCCTCCTGGTGGCCGGGCTCGCCGCCGCGGCGCTGGCCTGGCTGCTGATCAGCTTCCTCTACGGCTCCCTGCCGGATCTCCCCTGGTTGCCGGTGGTGACCCTGGCCGGACTCGCCGTGCTGGAGGCGTACGCGGCGGTCAACACCAGGGGGCGGATCGAGCGCCGGCCCGGCCGGGACCCGGTCAACCCGCTCCTGGTGGCCCGGTTCGTGGTGCTGGCGAAGGCGTCCGCGTTGGCCGGTGCGATCTTCGCCGGTTTCTACGCCGGACTCGCCGGTTGGCTCTTCGTGGAGAGCACCCGGGCGGCGACCGAGGACCGTCCGGCGGCGCTGGGCGGGTTGGTCGCCTCGTTGGCGCTGGTCGCGGCCGCTCTCTGGCTGGAACGCTCCTGCCGGGTGCCGGAACGGCCGGACGACGAACGCGAGCCCGACGACCGGGAGAACCGGCGCATCCATTGA
- a CDS encoding ABC transporter permease — MGYDEPGRGESVDRHQSGPATAVVPEPPPVAEPGPDRVAVHVAWEAVLAGTVGVLGLLLWLQEPRVLRGDGLRELLVGVVGLGLLALAAGLSLRTAAPNLAIGPVAVAAALHFAEQGDRGTTEAMVPALVVAVLGGLVMAMFVVLLHVPAWAASLAAAAGVVTYIERRSVPVLVQAHYDPRHNAYQLFAGLLAVAVLGGLFGAIRPVRGLVGRFRSVEDPARRRGAVAALVTGGAVVGSTVLAMLAGVLLVANGADRVVPDPGLDWTALGVGMALLGGTSAFGRRGGVSGTMLVVVLAGLFFAYVDAAGHEISRWAVAGAALAVGLVVTRMVETYGRPRPASGEPPDPGPGGDPSTSSGWALPGTGAGTGTYVGPWPPALPDRSTEDPADPWARWDGERDRWHGDRG, encoded by the coding sequence ATGGGGTACGACGAGCCGGGCCGGGGTGAGTCCGTCGATCGGCACCAGTCCGGACCGGCCACAGCCGTCGTCCCCGAACCACCGCCTGTGGCCGAACCCGGTCCCGACCGGGTCGCCGTGCACGTGGCCTGGGAGGCTGTCCTCGCCGGCACGGTGGGCGTTCTCGGCCTGCTGCTCTGGCTCCAGGAGCCGCGGGTCCTGCGCGGTGACGGACTGCGGGAGCTCCTCGTCGGCGTGGTCGGGCTCGGCCTGCTCGCGCTCGCGGCCGGGCTGAGCCTGCGGACCGCCGCCCCGAACCTGGCGATCGGTCCGGTCGCGGTGGCCGCCGCCCTGCACTTCGCCGAGCAGGGCGACCGGGGGACGACCGAGGCGATGGTGCCGGCCCTGGTGGTGGCCGTCCTCGGCGGGCTGGTCATGGCGATGTTCGTGGTGCTGCTGCACGTGCCCGCCTGGGCGGCCAGCCTGGCCGCCGCGGCCGGGGTGGTGACGTACATCGAGCGCCGGTCGGTGCCGGTGCTGGTCCAGGCCCACTACGACCCCCGCCACAACGCCTACCAGCTCTTCGCCGGTCTCCTGGCGGTCGCCGTCCTCGGTGGCCTGTTCGGCGCGATCCGACCGGTGCGTGGACTGGTGGGCCGGTTCCGGTCGGTCGAGGATCCGGCCCGCCGGCGGGGGGCGGTGGCCGCGCTGGTCACCGGCGGTGCCGTGGTCGGCTCCACGGTGCTGGCGATGCTGGCCGGTGTGCTGCTCGTCGCGAACGGCGCGGACCGGGTCGTACCCGACCCCGGTCTGGACTGGACGGCGCTCGGCGTCGGCATGGCCCTGCTCGGCGGGACGAGTGCCTTCGGCCGGCGCGGCGGGGTGAGCGGAACGATGCTGGTGGTGGTCCTGGCCGGTCTCTTCTTCGCGTACGTCGACGCGGCCGGCCACGAGATCAGCCGCTGGGCGGTGGCCGGGGCGGCGCTCGCCGTCGGCCTGGTCGTCACCCGGATGGTCGAGACGTACGGCCGACCACGGCCGGCGTCCGGGGAGCCGCCCGATCCCGGGCCGGGCGGGGACCCCTCAACCAGTTCGGGCTGGGCCCTCCCGGGCACGGGCGCGGGCACGGGGACGTACGTCGGCCCCTGGCCCCCGGCACTGCCGGACCGCTCCACCGAGGACCCGGCCGACCCCTGGGCGCGTTGGGACGGCGAGCGGGACCGGTGGCACGGTGACCGTGGGTGA
- a CDS encoding ABC transporter ATP-binding protein → MDVTPDPEPVADRATDPDGGAASITLDGIGKRYPDGTEAVRDLSLEVKAGELVVLIGPSGCGKSTVLRMINRLVEPTSGRVLLGGDDVTRVDPVTLRRRIGYVIQNVGLFPHQTVRANVGTVPRLLGWSKERSRRRVDELLDLVGLDPAQFGRRYPHELSGGQRQRVGVARALAADPVVLLMDEPFSAVDPIVRTRLQEEFLRLQAEVRKTIVLVTHDLDEAVRLGDRIAVLSEGGRLEQYDTPAAVLGAPASDFVRDFVGADRGIRRLAVTPVTRDTLRPLADAEAADLPRIRLGGSAYDALAVLLISHADRAVVVDDDGPVGVLSRQHLLDLGRPER, encoded by the coding sequence GTGGACGTTACCCCGGACCCCGAGCCCGTCGCCGACCGCGCGACCGACCCGGACGGCGGTGCCGCGTCGATCACCCTGGACGGGATCGGCAAGCGCTACCCGGACGGCACCGAGGCGGTACGTGACCTGAGCCTGGAGGTGAAGGCCGGCGAACTCGTCGTGCTGATCGGCCCCTCCGGCTGCGGAAAGTCGACCGTGCTCCGGATGATCAACCGCCTGGTCGAGCCGACCTCCGGCCGGGTCCTCCTCGGCGGCGACGACGTCACCCGGGTCGACCCGGTGACGCTGCGCCGCCGGATCGGCTACGTCATCCAGAACGTCGGCCTCTTCCCGCACCAGACCGTACGCGCCAACGTCGGCACCGTGCCCCGGCTGCTCGGCTGGTCGAAGGAGCGCAGCCGCCGCCGGGTCGACGAGCTGCTGGACCTGGTCGGGCTCGACCCGGCACAGTTCGGCCGCCGCTACCCGCACGAGCTCTCCGGTGGGCAGCGGCAGCGGGTCGGGGTGGCCCGGGCCCTCGCCGCCGACCCGGTGGTGCTGCTGATGGACGAACCGTTCTCCGCCGTGGACCCGATCGTGCGGACCCGGTTGCAGGAGGAGTTCCTCCGGTTGCAGGCCGAGGTGCGCAAGACCATCGTGCTGGTCACCCACGACCTGGACGAGGCGGTCCGGCTCGGCGACCGGATCGCGGTGCTCTCCGAGGGCGGCCGGCTGGAGCAGTACGACACCCCGGCCGCGGTGCTGGGCGCGCCCGCGTCGGACTTCGTCCGTGACTTCGTCGGCGCCGACCGGGGCATCCGCCGGCTGGCGGTCACCCCGGTCACCCGGGACACGCTGCGCCCACTGGCCGACGCGGAGGCAGCCGACCTGCCCCGGATCCGGTTGGGTGGCTCGGCGTACGACGCGCTGGCCGTCCTGCTGATCTCGCACGCGGACCGGGCGGTCGTGGTCGACGACGACGGGCCGGTCGGCGTGCTGAGCCGGCAGCACCTGCTGGACCTGGGCCGGCCGGAGCGCTGA
- a CDS encoding ABC transporter permease produces MSFRLSYRADPGNPWFSWQYVRDNSDTIAAALGEHASLTARAVVIAALVALPLAVAAYWFRPLTGPILALTGVLYTIPSLALFAFLAPYLGIGAVTVLSVVVLYALLVIVRNAVAGLNQVPPEVREAAQGMGYGRWGRLFRVELPLALPGILTGLRLATVSTVALVTVGVVVGRGGLGQLIFAGFQNNFYKAQIMTGTLLCVLLALVLDLVLAGIGRLLTPWLRRTT; encoded by the coding sequence ATGTCCTTCCGCCTGAGCTACCGGGCCGATCCGGGTAACCCGTGGTTCTCCTGGCAGTACGTGCGGGACAACTCCGACACCATTGCCGCCGCGCTGGGGGAGCACGCCTCGCTGACCGCCCGCGCGGTGGTGATCGCCGCGCTGGTGGCCCTGCCACTGGCGGTGGCGGCGTACTGGTTCCGGCCGCTCACCGGCCCGATTCTCGCACTCACCGGTGTGCTCTACACGATCCCGTCCCTGGCGCTGTTCGCCTTCCTCGCGCCGTACCTGGGCATCGGGGCGGTCACCGTACTCAGCGTGGTGGTGTTGTACGCGCTGCTGGTCATCGTGCGCAACGCGGTGGCCGGCCTCAACCAGGTGCCGCCGGAGGTCCGGGAGGCCGCCCAGGGCATGGGGTACGGCCGCTGGGGACGACTGTTCCGGGTGGAACTGCCGCTCGCGCTGCCCGGCATCCTCACCGGACTGCGACTCGCCACCGTCTCCACGGTCGCGCTGGTCACGGTGGGCGTGGTGGTCGGTCGCGGTGGGCTGGGCCAGCTGATCTTCGCCGGTTTCCAGAACAACTTCTACAAGGCGCAGATCATGACCGGCACCCTGCTCTGTGTGCTGCTGGCGCTCGTGCTCGACCTGGTGCTGGCCGGGATCGGCCGGCTGCTCACCCCCTGGCTGCGGAGGACCACCTGA
- a CDS encoding ABC transporter permease, which translates to MSAIEQAVLWLNDPLNWTNPGGVLDRLGEHLTMSAAAVVLGCLVAWPVGFWLGHTGRGGGLVVLVSNLTLAVPTLALLTILPLTFLGFGQPAVVVALAVFAVPPLLANAYTGIRQADPEARDAARGMGFSGWQVLRRVELPLAVPYLAAGFRTAAVQVVATAALASFVNGGGLGQIIRAGFGLDIAAGGGQILAGGMLVAGLAILVELLLALVERLVTPRPLRRARRGAGRRAASAVAGG; encoded by the coding sequence ATGAGCGCGATCGAGCAGGCGGTGCTCTGGCTGAACGACCCGCTGAACTGGACCAACCCCGGGGGTGTGCTGGACCGGCTCGGTGAGCACCTGACCATGTCGGCGGCGGCCGTCGTCCTCGGCTGCCTGGTGGCCTGGCCGGTCGGTTTCTGGCTCGGGCACACCGGACGGGGCGGCGGCCTGGTGGTGCTCGTCTCCAACCTGACGCTCGCCGTGCCGACGCTCGCCCTGCTGACCATCCTGCCGTTGACCTTCCTCGGCTTCGGCCAGCCGGCCGTGGTGGTCGCGTTGGCCGTCTTCGCCGTGCCGCCGCTGCTGGCGAACGCGTACACCGGGATCCGGCAGGCGGATCCGGAGGCCCGGGACGCGGCCCGGGGCATGGGCTTCTCCGGGTGGCAGGTGCTGCGCCGGGTGGAGCTGCCGCTGGCGGTGCCGTACCTCGCGGCCGGGTTCCGGACCGCCGCCGTCCAGGTGGTCGCCACCGCCGCGTTGGCCTCCTTCGTCAACGGCGGCGGGCTGGGCCAGATCATCCGGGCCGGGTTCGGCCTGGACATCGCGGCCGGGGGCGGGCAGATCCTCGCCGGCGGGATGCTGGTGGCCGGGCTGGCGATCCTGGTCGAGCTGCTGCTGGCCCTGGTCGAACGGCTGGTCACCCCCCGTCCGTTGCGCCGCGCCCGGCGCGGGGCCGGCCGCCGCGCGGCGAGCGCCGTGGCCGGCGGCTGA
- a CDS encoding glycine betaine ABC transporter substrate-binding protein, which yields MLRARTRLAIGAVGALAAAGILTGCGDAGSSGTEAPQAGASGAGCAPVAGDQLVVLDDDKKLQNTDNVIPAINAKVANPQLVAALDKVSAALDTPKLIALNKAVDVDRKTPKAAAEEFATANNLTDGIAKGPGGSIVVGAANFSESQTLGELYRIVLTAAGYQVNVQQIGSRELYEPALEKGEIQVVPEYAATLAEFLNTKANGKDAQPVSSPDLEKTVAALKAAGEKAGLTFGTPSAAQDQNAFAVTKAFADKYGVTTLTQLAEKCSGADTVLAGPPECPQRPKCQAGLVEVYNFKAGSFSSLDAAGPQTKNALKTGAASVGLVLSSDGALAAS from the coding sequence ATGCTGCGCGCACGTACTCGACTGGCGATCGGCGCGGTGGGCGCGCTCGCCGCGGCCGGAATCCTCACCGGATGCGGTGACGCTGGCTCCTCCGGCACCGAGGCTCCGCAGGCCGGGGCCTCCGGCGCGGGCTGCGCCCCGGTCGCCGGCGACCAGCTGGTCGTCCTCGACGACGACAAGAAGCTCCAGAACACCGACAACGTCATCCCGGCGATCAACGCCAAGGTGGCGAACCCGCAGCTCGTCGCGGCACTCGACAAGGTCTCGGCGGCGCTGGACACCCCGAAGCTGATCGCGCTGAACAAGGCCGTCGACGTGGACCGCAAGACCCCCAAGGCAGCCGCCGAGGAGTTCGCCACGGCGAACAACCTGACCGACGGCATCGCCAAGGGGCCCGGTGGCTCGATCGTGGTCGGCGCGGCCAACTTCAGCGAGAGCCAGACCCTCGGCGAGCTGTACCGGATCGTGCTCACCGCCGCCGGATACCAGGTGAACGTGCAGCAGATCGGCAGCCGGGAGCTGTACGAGCCGGCCCTGGAGAAGGGCGAGATCCAGGTGGTCCCGGAGTACGCGGCGACCCTGGCCGAGTTCCTCAACACCAAGGCCAACGGCAAGGACGCCCAGCCGGTCTCCTCGCCCGATCTGGAGAAGACCGTGGCCGCGCTCAAGGCCGCCGGGGAGAAGGCCGGCCTGACCTTCGGCACGCCCTCGGCCGCCCAGGACCAGAACGCCTTCGCGGTCACCAAGGCCTTCGCCGACAAGTACGGTGTGACCACCCTCACCCAGCTCGCCGAGAAGTGCTCGGGTGCGGACACCGTCCTCGCCGGCCCGCCGGAGTGCCCGCAGCGGCCGAAGTGCCAGGCCGGCCTGGTCGAGGTCTACAACTTCAAGGCCGGCTCGTTCAGCTCCCTGGACGCCGCCGGCCCGCAGACCAAGAACGCCCTGAAGACCGGGGCCGCCAGTGTCGGCCTGGTCCTCTCCTCGGACGGGGCGCTCGCGGCGAGCTGA
- a CDS encoding NADH-quinone oxidoreductase subunit D: MTTDAGSLRELTVGTGTGLDTADMVLNIGPQHPSTHGVLRLKLVLDGERVVACEPVVGYMHRGAEKLFEVRDYRQIIVLANRHDWLSAFANELGVVLAVERLMGLEVPERAVWLRTALAELNRVLNHLMFLGSYPLEIGAITPMFYAFRERETLQTVLEEVSGGRIHYMFNRVGGLKEEVPAGWTGRARAAIDEVRRRLPDLDHLIRRNEIFLARTVGVGVLSAADAAAFGASGPVARASGLDLDLRRDEPYLAYGELDVPVVTRTAGDCHARFEVLLDQVYVSLDLAEQCLDRVDRLTGPINTRLPKVVKAPEGHTYAWTENPLGINGYYLVSRGEKTPWRLKLRTASYANVQALATLIPGCLVPDLVAILGSMFFVVGDIDK, translated from the coding sequence ATGACCACCGACGCCGGGAGCCTGCGTGAATTGACCGTCGGCACCGGGACCGGTCTGGACACCGCCGACATGGTGCTCAACATCGGCCCGCAGCACCCTTCCACCCACGGGGTGCTCCGGCTCAAGCTGGTGCTCGACGGCGAGCGGGTCGTCGCCTGCGAGCCGGTCGTCGGGTACATGCACCGGGGGGCCGAGAAGCTCTTCGAGGTCCGCGACTACCGACAGATCATCGTGCTGGCCAACCGGCACGACTGGCTGTCGGCCTTCGCCAACGAGCTGGGCGTGGTGCTGGCCGTCGAACGGCTGATGGGGCTGGAGGTCCCGGAGCGGGCGGTCTGGCTGCGCACCGCGCTCGCCGAGCTGAACCGAGTGCTCAACCACCTGATGTTCCTCGGGTCGTACCCGCTGGAGATCGGCGCGATCACCCCGATGTTCTACGCCTTCCGGGAACGGGAGACCCTCCAGACGGTGCTGGAGGAGGTCTCCGGCGGCCGGATCCACTACATGTTCAACCGGGTCGGCGGGCTCAAGGAGGAGGTGCCGGCCGGCTGGACCGGCCGCGCCCGGGCCGCCATCGACGAGGTGCGCCGCCGGCTGCCGGACCTGGACCACCTGATCCGGCGCAACGAGATCTTCCTGGCCCGGACGGTCGGGGTCGGGGTGCTCTCCGCCGCCGACGCCGCCGCGTTCGGCGCGTCCGGCCCGGTCGCCCGCGCCTCCGGGCTCGACCTCGACCTGCGCCGGGACGAGCCGTACCTCGCCTACGGCGAGCTGGACGTGCCGGTGGTCACCCGCACCGCCGGGGACTGCCACGCCCGCTTCGAGGTGCTGCTCGACCAGGTGTACGTCTCACTCGACCTCGCCGAGCAGTGCCTGGACCGGGTGGACCGGCTCACCGGGCCGATCAACACCCGGCTGCCAAAGGTGGTCAAGGCCCCCGAGGGGCACACCTACGCCTGGACCGAGAACCCGCTCGGGATCAACGGCTACTACCTGGTCTCCCGGGGCGAGAAGACGCCGTGGCGGCTGAAGCTGCGCACCGCGTCGTACGCCAACGTCCAGGCGCTGGCCACCCTGATCCCCGGCTGCCTGGTGCCCGACCTCGTGGCGATCCTCGGCTCGATGTTCTTCGTCGTCGGCGACATCGACAAGTAG
- a CDS encoding SAM-dependent methyltransferase has protein sequence MTTALYGPGGFFVAGTGPAAHFRTSVHASPVFGAALLRLVEGVDAALGRPDRLDVVDVGAGRGELLTTLARLAAARPADGTDAHPYAIDRHPDQAGGARPADAAGPPPLVDRLRLTAVEVAPRPAGLSPAVHWRDRLPEGITGLLLATEWLDNVPLDVAVATDDGWRTVLVDPTGGESVGGPVDAVDAEWLATWWPAVVPGGRAEIGRPRDAAWAAAVRAVDRGLALAVDYGHLRSGRPLDGTLTGYRAGRQVPPVPDGSCDLTAHVAVDAVGVAGSAVAGTPYTLRGQREALRALGADGGRPPLALAASDPAGYVRALATASAVAELTDPAGLGGHWWLLQPVGIPAPPLPASGAAPPAAR, from the coding sequence ATGACCACGGCGCTCTACGGTCCCGGCGGTTTCTTCGTGGCCGGCACCGGCCCGGCGGCACACTTCCGGACCAGCGTGCACGCGTCCCCGGTGTTCGGCGCGGCGCTGCTGCGGCTGGTCGAGGGAGTCGACGCGGCGCTCGGCCGTCCCGACCGGCTGGACGTGGTCGACGTCGGCGCGGGCCGGGGTGAGCTGCTCACCACCCTCGCCCGGCTCGCCGCCGCCCGACCGGCGGACGGAACCGACGCCCACCCGTACGCGATCGACCGCCACCCGGACCAGGCCGGTGGGGCACGACCGGCGGACGCCGCCGGGCCGCCGCCGCTGGTCGACCGGCTCCGGCTCACCGCGGTCGAGGTGGCCCCCCGGCCCGCCGGGCTGTCGCCCGCCGTCCACTGGCGGGACCGGCTGCCGGAGGGGATCACCGGGCTGCTGCTGGCCACCGAATGGCTGGACAACGTGCCGCTGGACGTCGCGGTGGCCACCGACGACGGCTGGCGCACCGTGCTGGTCGACCCGACAGGCGGCGAGTCGGTCGGCGGGCCGGTCGACGCCGTCGACGCCGAGTGGCTGGCGACCTGGTGGCCGGCGGTGGTCCCCGGTGGGCGGGCCGAGATCGGGCGGCCCCGCGACGCGGCCTGGGCGGCGGCCGTACGCGCCGTCGACCGGGGACTCGCCCTGGCCGTCGACTACGGTCACCTGCGCTCCGGTCGTCCGCTCGACGGGACGCTCACCGGGTACCGGGCCGGGCGGCAGGTGCCACCGGTGCCGGACGGTTCCTGCGACCTCACCGCGCACGTCGCCGTGGACGCGGTCGGCGTCGCCGGCTCGGCGGTGGCCGGTACGCCGTACACGCTGCGGGGGCAGCGGGAGGCGCTGCGGGCGCTCGGGGCCGACGGCGGGCGACCGCCCCTGGCCCTGGCCGCCTCCGACCCGGCCGGATACGTGCGCGCGCTGGCCACGGCGTCGGCGGTCGCCGAACTGACCGACCCGGCCGGCCTCGGCGGGCACTGGTGGCTGCTGCAACCGGTGGGCATCCCCGCGCCGCCGCTGCCGGCGTCCGGGGCCGCCCCGCCGGCGGCCCGCTGA
- a CDS encoding Rossmann-like and DUF2520 domain-containing protein: MSASLRPRPGAPTGAAAVPPGTVSFPRHLTVGVIGAGRVGAVLGAALTAAGHRVVAAAGVSSASTARIARLLPDVPRRPVLAVARAATDLLLVAVPDDALAAVVTGLAESGVLRPGQVVAHTSGAHGLGVLAAAAEVGARPLALHPAMTFTGTPDDLDRLPGVSYGVTAPPELRALAARLVADLGGVPEWIAEPDRPLYHAALAHGANHLVTLVNEAADRLRDAGVDEPARVLAPLLRAALENALRLGDDALTGPVSRGDAGTVARHLDRLVATAPDSVGAYLALARRTADRAIAAGRLRPVDAEPLLGVLAGARREAVA; this comes from the coding sequence ATGAGCGCATCCCTGCGCCCGCGCCCCGGCGCGCCCACCGGCGCCGCCGCCGTACCGCCGGGCACCGTCTCTTTCCCCCGTCATCTCACCGTCGGCGTGATCGGCGCCGGTCGGGTCGGTGCCGTGCTGGGCGCGGCGCTCACCGCCGCCGGCCACCGGGTGGTCGCCGCCGCCGGTGTCTCCAGCGCGTCCACCGCCCGGATCGCCCGGCTGCTGCCCGACGTCCCGCGCCGCCCGGTGCTGGCGGTCGCCCGGGCCGCCACCGACCTGCTGCTGGTCGCGGTCCCGGACGACGCGCTCGCCGCCGTGGTGACCGGGCTCGCCGAGAGCGGCGTCCTCCGCCCCGGTCAGGTGGTCGCGCACACCTCCGGCGCGCACGGGCTGGGCGTGCTCGCCGCGGCGGCCGAGGTGGGAGCCCGGCCGCTGGCGCTGCACCCCGCGATGACCTTCACCGGTACGCCCGACGACCTCGACCGCCTGCCCGGTGTCTCGTACGGCGTGACCGCCCCGCCGGAGCTGCGGGCGCTGGCCGCCCGGCTGGTGGCCGACCTCGGCGGCGTGCCCGAGTGGATCGCCGAGCCCGACCGGCCGCTCTACCACGCGGCCCTGGCGCACGGCGCGAACCATCTGGTCACCCTGGTCAACGAGGCGGCCGACCGGTTGCGCGACGCCGGGGTGGACGAGCCCGCACGGGTGCTGGCCCCGCTGCTGCGGGCAGCCCTGGAGAACGCCCTGCGACTCGGGGACGACGCGTTGACCGGCCCGGTGTCGCGTGGCGACGCGGGCACCGTCGCGCGGCATCTCGACCGGTTGGTGGCGACGGCGCCGGACTCGGTCGGGGCGTACCTGGCCCTGGCCCGGCGTACCGCCGACCGGGCGATCGCCGCCGGACGGCTCCGTCCGGTCGACGCGGAGCCGCTGCTCGGAGTGCTGGCTGGCGCACGTAGGGAGGCGGTGGCGTGA